A part of Caretta caretta isolate rCarCar2 chromosome 1, rCarCar1.hap1, whole genome shotgun sequence genomic DNA contains:
- the FGF23 gene encoding fibroblast growth factor 23 produces MSQPCQCSRLDFMLFVLCSFKAIVAFPNFSPLLNPSWGNTDSLLHLYTFTEKNSFHLQINPDGYVDGTPHQSIYSALMIKSEDAGYVVITGVKSGRYLCMDVKGNIFGSHYFSQEDCMFKQRTLENGYDVYQSPKYNFLVSLGRAKQAFFPGMNPPPYSQFLPRRNEIPLIRFNTPEPHRHTRNADIDPLQILIPRGEAFDTGPQTLQTHFAHLPREPMRINPNDVVNPDDPLAVMDVRRNGSPRFYSTR; encoded by the exons ATGTCACAGCCCTGTCAGTGCAGCCGCCTGGACTTCATGCTGTTTGTGCTATGCAGCTTCAAGGCTATTGTTGCCTTTCCCAACTTCTCTCCACTGCTGAATCCCAGCTGGGGAAACACAGATAGCCTGTTGCACCTGTACACATTTACTGAgaagaacagcttccatctgcAAATCAACCCCGATGGTTATGTTGATGGCACACCTCACCAATCCATTTACA GTGCCCTAATGATCAAATCTGAGGATGCTGGCTATGTGGTGATAACCGGTGTAAAGAGCGGGCGCTACCTATGTATGGACGTTAAAGGAAATATCTTTGGATCG CATTACTTCAGTCAAGAAGACTGCATGTTTAAACAAAGAACACTAGAAAATGGATACGATGTGTACCAATCTCCCAAGTACAACTTTCTGGTCAGCCTGGGCAGGGCTAAACAAGCTTTCTTCCCTGGTATGAATCCACCGCCGTACTCCCAGTTTTTGCCCAGGAGAAATGAAATCCCTCTGATCCGATTCAATACACCTGAACCCCACAGGCACACTAGAAATGCAGACATTGATCCTCTCCAGATTTTGATCCCTCGGGGAGAGGCCTTTGACACAGGACCTCAGACTTTGCAGACTCACTTTGCTCACCTGCCTAGAGAACCCATGAGAATCAATCCAAATGATGTGGTCAACCCAGATGACCCACTTGCAGTGATGGATGTCAGAAGGAACGGAAGTCCGCGCTTTTACAGTACAAGATAG